The following proteins are encoded in a genomic region of Gymnogyps californianus isolate 813 chromosome 19, ASM1813914v2, whole genome shotgun sequence:
- the PMP22 gene encoding peripheral myelin protein 22, which produces MLLLLLGIIVLHVTVLVLLFVSTIVSQWLVNGGHTADLWQNCTSGSVFHCLTSSTNEWLQSVQAMMILSIIFSVLSLFLFFCQLFTLTKGGRFYITGIFQILAGLCVMSGAAIFTVRHTDWHQASENTSYGFAYILAWLAFPLALASGIIYVILRKRE; this is translated from the exons atgctgcttttgctgctgggGATCATCGTGCTCCACGTCACCGTGCTGGTGCTCCTCTTCGTCTCCACCATCGTTAGT CAATGGCTGGTGAACGGCGGGCACACGGCGGACCTCTGGCAGAACTGCACCTCCGGTAGCGTCTTCCACTGCCTGACGTCGTCCACGAACG AATGGCTGCAGTCTGTCCAAGCGATGATGATCCTCTCCATCATCTTCAGCGTCTTGTCCCTGTTCCTGTTCTTTTGCCAGCTGTTCACGCTCACCAAGGGCGGGCGGTTTTACATTACTGGAATCTTCCAAATCCTTGCTG GGCTCTGCGTGATGAGCGGCGCGGCCATCTTCACAGTGAGGCACACGGACTGGCACCAAGCCTCGGAAAACACCTCCTACGGCTTCGCCTATATCCTGGCGTGGCTGGCCTTCCCCCTGGCCCTCGCCAGCGGCATCATCTACGTCATCCTACGGAAGCGCGAGTGA
- the TEKT3 gene encoding tektin-3, translating to MELVGSPLTATYAHPRSTPTKFLPAISTMASSYKNRFPYYPLPQTSSLPWIPSTYYKTAAINPTLAPFSKSSQGLTPSKMLPFVSNRTTLFTRYTPDDWYRSNLTNYKESETSRHNAERLRVDTSRMIQDKYQQTKKTQVESTKNLGERVNDIEFWKSELCHELDEMIGETNALTDMKKRLERALAETEAPLQVAQECLLHREKRMGIDLVHDDVEKQLFTEVDVIRSCQERMQRYLDKAKAQLASNRAAQHELERDLANKQAAHRIDDKCHHLRNTSDGISYYRGVERVDATISVPESWAKFTDDNILRSQSERAASAKLRDNIENLLVVTANEMWRQFNGVNVAFTNRIAETADAKNKIQTHLAKTLQEIFQIEMNIEAIRKAIRDKGPPLKVAQTRLDERTRRPNVELCRDTAQLRLVNEVHEIDETIQSLQQRLRDAEDTLQMLVRAKSVLEHDLAVKANSLFIDQEKCMGMRKTFPSTARLVGYV from the exons ATGGAGCTGGTCGGCTCTCCCTTAACAGCAACGTATGCCCATCCAAGATCAACACCTACCAAGTTTCTGCCTGCCATCAGCACCATGGCTTCAAGCTATAAGAACCGTTTTCCTTACTACCCCTTGCCTCAGACCTCCAGCCTCCCCTGGATACCCAGCACCTACTATAAAACAGCTGCCATCAACCCAACTTTGGCTCCCTTTTCCAAAAGCTCCCAGGGGTTAACCCCCAGCAAGatgcttccttttgtttccaaCAGAACAACCCTCTTCACCAGGTACACACCTGATGACTGGTACAGGTCCAACCTGACCAACTACAAAGAGTCGGAGACTTCCCGGCACAATGCGGAGCGTCTGAGAGTCGATACCTCCCGCATGATTCAGGATAAATATCAGCAGACAAAGAAAACCCAAGTAGAAAGCACCAAAAACCTGGGAGAACGCGTCAATGATATAGAATTTTGGAAGTCAGAGCTCTGCCATGAGCTGGATGAGATGATCGGGGAGACCAACGCGCTCACAGACATGAAGAAACGACTGGAGAGAGCCTTGGCTGAGACGGAGGCCCCCCTCCAG GTCGCTCAGGAGTGCTTGCTTCACCGGGAGAAGAGGATGGGCATCGACCTAGTCCACGATGACGTGGAGAAACAGCTCTTCACA GAAGTCGACGTCAtcaggtcctgccaggagagGATGCAGCGGTACCTGGATAAGGCGAAAGCCCAGCTCGC GTCCAACAGGGCAGCCCAGCACGAGCTGGAGAGGGACCTGGCCAACAAGCAGGCGGCCCACCGCATCGACGACAAGTGCCACCACCTGAGGAACACCTCCGACGGCATCAGCTACTACCGAGGGGTGGAGCGGGTTGATGCCAC GATCTCGGTGCCGGAGTCGTGGGCCAAGTTCACGGACGACAACATCCTCCGCTCCCAGAGCGAGCGGGCAGCCTCCGCCAAGCTGCGGGACAACATCGAAAACCTGCTGGTGGTGACGGCCAACGAGATGTGGCGCCAGTTCAACGGGGTGAACGTCGCCTTCACCAACCGCATCGCCGAGACAGCCGACGCCAAGAACAAGATTCAGACCCACCTGGCCAAG ACACTGCAGGAAATCTTCCAGATCGAGATGAATATAGAAGCCATCCGGAAAGCCATTAGGGACAAAGGGCCTCCGTTAAAAGTGGCTCAGACCCGGCTGGACGAGCGCACACGGAGACCAAACGTGGAGCTGTGCCGGGACACTGCCCAGCTCCG CCTCGTCAACGAGGTCCATGAAATCGATGAGACGATCCAGAGCCTTCAGCAGCGGCTGAGAGACGCCGAGGACACGCTGCAAATGCTGGTTCGTGCCAAGTCAGTCTTGGAGCATGACCTGGCCGTCAAAGCCAACTCGCTCTTCATCGACCAGGAGAAGTGCATGGGGATGCGCAAGACCTTTCCCAGCACTGCGCGGCTGGTGGGTTACGTTTAG